The following coding sequences lie in one Psychrobacter arenosus genomic window:
- a CDS encoding leucine-rich repeat domain-containing protein — MQLSKPKRIAFKLPRTTNTYKSEAFKLTDGCIRNTLIDINDSANKDSQIESIWKWADKFGISEREIPRNKDQLLLMEDLKISRDYSQPFSAITYLPKAIGVLTNLSRIIISNHELTELPDSIGNLKKLLCLIIDGNNLTALPSSICQLNKLQILCADNNQLTTLPDEIGKLIKLQFAAFSGNRLSKLPPSINNLIELEVFHINRNRLTELPNTIGLLTNLVALCIENNFLTTLPDSFGNLSALEELNLSYNYLSTLPESICNLKRIYSLVLNNSLFDKLPDSVKRFVEGVSNFEKIMYI, encoded by the coding sequence CGGATGTATTAGAAATACTTTAATTGATATTAATGACTCTGCCAATAAAGATAGCCAGATTGAGAGTATATGGAAATGGGCAGACAAATTTGGAATATCTGAGAGAGAAATTCCTCGCAATAAAGATCAATTATTGTTAATGGAAGACCTAAAAATCTCTAGAGATTATAGTCAGCCTTTTAGCGCAATAACCTATTTGCCTAAGGCCATTGGAGTATTGACGAACCTCTCCAGAATCATTATTAGTAATCATGAACTAACAGAACTACCTGATAGTATTGGTAATCTAAAAAAATTGCTCTGTCTGATAATTGATGGTAACAACCTAACAGCGTTACCAAGTAGCATATGCCAACTTAACAAACTACAAATTCTTTGTGCTGACAATAATCAATTAACTACACTACCTGATGAAATTGGAAAACTAATTAAATTGCAGTTCGCTGCTTTCTCAGGTAATCGACTAAGTAAACTACCACCTAGTATTAATAACTTGATTGAACTAGAAGTGTTCCACATCAACCGTAATCGACTAACTGAATTACCAAACACTATAGGGCTTTTAACTAACCTAGTAGCGCTATGTATTGAGAATAATTTTTTAACGACTTTACCTGATAGTTTTGGCAACTTGTCAGCTCTAGAAGAGCTTAACCTTAGCTATAACTATCTAAGTACACTACCTGAAAGTATTTGCAATCTTAAAAGAATTTACTCCTTAGTATTAAACAATAGCTTGTTTGATAAATTGCCTGACTCAGTTAAGCGTTTTGTAGAGGGTGTAAGTAACTTTGAGAAAATAATGTATATATAA